A genomic window from Sorex araneus isolate mSorAra2 chromosome 2, mSorAra2.pri, whole genome shotgun sequence includes:
- the QTRT1 gene encoding queuine tRNA-ribosyltransferase catalytic subunit 1 isoform X2 gives MAAVASPTSFESAAPRILRLVAECSRSRARAGELRLPHGPVATPVFMPVGTQATMKGITTEQLDALGCRICLGNTYHLGLRPGPELIQKAQGLHGFMNWPHNLLTDSGGFQMVSLVSLSEVTEEGVRFRSPYDGEETLLSPERSVEIQNALGSDIIMQLDDVVSSTVTGPRVEEAMHRSVRWLDRCIAAHQQPDKQNLFAIIQGGLDANLRATCLEEMTRRDVPGFAIGGLSGGESKDKFWRMVALSTSRLPKGKPRYLMGVGYATDLVVCVALGCDMFDCVFPTRTARFGSALVPTGNLQLKKKQYAKDFGPLDPECDCPTCQKHSRAFLHALLHSNNTAALHHLTLHNIAYQLRLMSSIRASIVEKRFPEFVRDFMRTMYGHPTLYPTWATEALASVGITLDRADGADTGSRREGMNGRD, from the exons ATGGCGGCGGTGGCCAGTCCCACTTCCTTCGAGTCCGCGGCCCCGCGAATCCTGCGGCTGGTGGCGGAATGCAGCCGCTCAAGGGCCCGGGCCGGCGAGCTGCGGCTGCCGCATGGGCCAGTGGCCACTCCAGTGTTCATGCCAGTGGGCACGCAGGCCACCATGAAGGGGATCACGACCGAGCAGCTGGACGCGCTAGGCTGCCGCATCTGCCTGGGCAACACTTACCACTTGGGTCTGAGGCCG GGCCCCGAGCTGATCCAGAAGGCGCAAGGTCTGCACGGCTTCATGAATTGGCCCCATAACCTGCTAACG GACAGTGGCGGCTTCCAGATGGTGTCCCTGGTGTCGCTGTCCGAGGTGACGGAGGAGGGCGTCCGTTTCCGCTCTCCCTACGACGGCGAGGAGACCCTCTTGAGTCCGGAGAGGTCCGTGGAGATACAGAATGCGCTGG GCTCAGATATTATCATGCAACTGGATGACGTGGTGAGCAGCACCGTCACTGGGCCTCGTGTGGAGGAGGCCATGCACAG GTCAGTCCGCTGGCTGGACCGCTGCATCGCAGCTCACCAACAGCCGGACAAGCAGAACCTCTTCGCCATCATCCAGGGTGGACTGGATGCCAATCTCCGGGCTACCTGTCTGGAAG AGATGACGAGGAGGGACGTGCCTGGCTTCGCCATCGGGGGCCTAAGTGGCGGCGAGAGCAAGGACAAGTTCTGGCGGATGGTGGCGTTGAGCACCTCCAGGCTGCCCAAGGGCAAACCCCGATACCTGATGGGCGTCGG CTATGCTACTGACCTGGTGGTGTGTGTGGCCCTCGGATGCGACATGTTCGACTGTGTTTTCCCCACGAGGACCGCG CGCTTTGGCTCCGCCCTGGTGCCCACCGGAAACCTGCAGCTGAAGAAGAAGCAGTACGCGAAGGACTTCGGGCCACTGGACCCTGAGTGTGACTGCCCCACCTGCCAAAA GCACAGCCGCGCCTTCTTGCACGCGCTGCTGCACAGCAATAACACGGCAGCCCTGCACCACCTCACCCTGCACAATATTGCTTACCAG CTCCGCCTGATGAGCTCCATCCGCGCCAGCATTGTGGAGAAGCGCTTCCCCGAATTCGTGCGGGACTTCATGCGCACAATGTACGGGCACCCCACCCTCTATCCCACCTGGGCCACGGAAGCCCTGGCCTCGGTGGGCATCACCCTGGACAGAGCCGATGGAGCGGACACCGGATCGCGGCGGGAGGGAATGAATGGAAGAGAttga
- the QTRT1 gene encoding queuine tRNA-ribosyltransferase catalytic subunit 1 isoform X1, with amino-acid sequence MAAVASPTSFESAAPRILRLVAECSRSRARAGELRLPHGPVATPVFMPVGTQATMKGITTEQLDALGCRICLGNTYHLGLRPGPELIQKAQGLHGFMNWPHNLLTDSGGFQMVSLVSLSEVTEEGVRFRSPYDGEETLLSPERSVEIQNALGSDIIMQLDDVVSSTVTGPRVEEAMHRSVRWLDRCIAAHQQPDKQNLFAIIQGGLDANLRATCLEEMTRRDVPGFAIGGLSGGESKDKFWRMVALSTSRLPKGKPRYLMGVGAPGTPCCLCRPRSSYATDLVVCVALGCDMFDCVFPTRTARFGSALVPTGNLQLKKKQYAKDFGPLDPECDCPTCQKHSRAFLHALLHSNNTAALHHLTLHNIAYQLRLMSSIRASIVEKRFPEFVRDFMRTMYGHPTLYPTWATEALASVGITLDRADGADTGSRREGMNGRD; translated from the exons ATGGCGGCGGTGGCCAGTCCCACTTCCTTCGAGTCCGCGGCCCCGCGAATCCTGCGGCTGGTGGCGGAATGCAGCCGCTCAAGGGCCCGGGCCGGCGAGCTGCGGCTGCCGCATGGGCCAGTGGCCACTCCAGTGTTCATGCCAGTGGGCACGCAGGCCACCATGAAGGGGATCACGACCGAGCAGCTGGACGCGCTAGGCTGCCGCATCTGCCTGGGCAACACTTACCACTTGGGTCTGAGGCCG GGCCCCGAGCTGATCCAGAAGGCGCAAGGTCTGCACGGCTTCATGAATTGGCCCCATAACCTGCTAACG GACAGTGGCGGCTTCCAGATGGTGTCCCTGGTGTCGCTGTCCGAGGTGACGGAGGAGGGCGTCCGTTTCCGCTCTCCCTACGACGGCGAGGAGACCCTCTTGAGTCCGGAGAGGTCCGTGGAGATACAGAATGCGCTGG GCTCAGATATTATCATGCAACTGGATGACGTGGTGAGCAGCACCGTCACTGGGCCTCGTGTGGAGGAGGCCATGCACAG GTCAGTCCGCTGGCTGGACCGCTGCATCGCAGCTCACCAACAGCCGGACAAGCAGAACCTCTTCGCCATCATCCAGGGTGGACTGGATGCCAATCTCCGGGCTACCTGTCTGGAAG AGATGACGAGGAGGGACGTGCCTGGCTTCGCCATCGGGGGCCTAAGTGGCGGCGAGAGCAAGGACAAGTTCTGGCGGATGGTGGCGTTGAGCACCTCCAGGCTGCCCAAGGGCAAACCCCGATACCTGATGGGCGTCGG GGCCCCAGGCACCCCGTGCTGCCTCTGTCGCCCCCGCTCCAGCTATGCTACTGACCTGGTGGTGTGTGTGGCCCTCGGATGCGACATGTTCGACTGTGTTTTCCCCACGAGGACCGCG CGCTTTGGCTCCGCCCTGGTGCCCACCGGAAACCTGCAGCTGAAGAAGAAGCAGTACGCGAAGGACTTCGGGCCACTGGACCCTGAGTGTGACTGCCCCACCTGCCAAAA GCACAGCCGCGCCTTCTTGCACGCGCTGCTGCACAGCAATAACACGGCAGCCCTGCACCACCTCACCCTGCACAATATTGCTTACCAG CTCCGCCTGATGAGCTCCATCCGCGCCAGCATTGTGGAGAAGCGCTTCCCCGAATTCGTGCGGGACTTCATGCGCACAATGTACGGGCACCCCACCCTCTATCCCACCTGGGCCACGGAAGCCCTGGCCTCGGTGGGCATCACCCTGGACAGAGCCGATGGAGCGGACACCGGATCGCGGCGGGAGGGAATGAATGGAAGAGAttga